The Bombyx mori chromosome 8, ASM3026992v2 genomic sequence ttaatttattaaatttacagaGATatcttgtttaatttaaattgcttaatattttttttatctggaaACCCATCTTGTGACAGTGTATAACTGTTATGTGCTTATCAAACAAATTCGGTTGTAGTGACTCTAGTAATACTGGTATTGTACCAGTAATACAGAACATTCGAATActgttatttataataataattcaccAACCTCAACACTCGAGCTAGAATACGAGCGGCGCGACCCAAAGGCCTCTTACATCTTTCCACATAATCTAATAACGCGTTAAGGCAACCCTGTCCGGTAACCAGTTCTAATGTATGACTAGAAGTAGGTTCGTCTCGCAGTGTTCCAATTGAACTGCACTCTCCATGGGACACTCGAAATAATAAGACTAGTACACAGGCTATGCGCGAGGAAGTTGTGTTTGTCTCTTCTGAAAACAAATAAGCGTATGGATTTAGAAGCGTCTGTAGTCTAATCGGTGAAGGGAATGGTGTGATTATGTGGGGTTCAAATCTTGAGACATGGTGTCaaatggttactggggcccatagacaaaaCCTCGAGAAATGAGGTTGAAGTCTACGTTGTGTGTTCCACGCAGTACGGCATAATACTCAGAGAGCGCTGTTGCCCATTCTCCAGTGAATCTCTTAGTTGCCTTTTACGACATCCGCGGGAAGATACGGTGTTATTATTCTCGGTTGACAACAAAAAAACCATTGTTTACAAAtgatttttatgtataaaaCTTCCACTGAGCGATTATGTCACTAAAACAGAGACATTTCAGTgggaatgaatatttttattttttattttattttatttattgggtaccaacatgttatacatcagcacagaataTTACAGGTTACTTAAACATTGTTCtcacactaaatgctaaaacaattacaggtaccgactgcatgcattgGTAAAAAAACCGGTTCATaccataaaagaaaaaaaaaactatattcaaCATTATATGTACATGTATCATTTTAATATCTGAAGTACCAACCTTCATTCGCAGCTACTTCTTCTACGCTATCGTCGTCATCCATGATAAGCTCGTCTAAGTCCTGAGCAACTTGCGCTGCGTTTAGTTCTGACACCGAGTTATGTGTAGTCGCCAAGTCGATAGCCTCACCATCTGGTTCACTGCAGACCGGCGAATAACGACCGGATACCTCTGAGTCCGAACTGTCTGTAAAAATAAAAGTCATATCCATTACATACTTCTCTGAATAAAGTTATTTTCGTACAATTTAATGAAAAAGTGCAACATTTAATTAATccgttacattatttatattatcatgTTATTATTTCGttgatcagattaagacgactttgggaTCCAGCATCAAAGTCGCTATCCACTGTgcggaggacaggagtgaatggaggaacatagtcctataATAAAAGtactccgtaaaggtcacgaccctcagcactgaaaAATACGACGTGCGGAGAAGGAGGATGTCCTTGATAAGGTGATAGGGTATGCCGATGTCCATGTTCTAGGAGAAAGAAAGCGTCACGTAATAGACGCATTCAACTGCCTCCAACAAGAAGAGTTTGGGATTGGCCTTCGTGTGAGCCACGAGAAGATACAGTATCTTCACATGCGTCGATACAAAAACATAAGACGGAAGCGAGAAGACCTAGTTGAACACGAGGAAAGAAATAAGAGGTACAAAAGAGTGGCCAAATTCCGGTACATTGGCTGCAGTGTAACAGACACCAATGACAGGAAAAACGAGATTTAAATACGTGTACGAAATAGACTACGATTCAATGTAGCCCTACATTCGGTTCTCTCTTCGACGTTACTAAGCAGGCGCACCAAGATTTGGATATACAAGACTATAGTCAGACCCATCTTATTGTATGGATACGAAGTATGGACGCTCACACAGTAAGAAGAGACGAAACTTCTCGTGACTTAGCAAAACGTACTGAGAAATATATTAGGACCAGTTCAGAGAGATGACGTTTCTTGGCGGGTCCAGAAAACAAAGAGGTAAAGAGGCTTTTCGGTGAGCCAATATTCCGGTGGAGTTGAAGGTGCAGAGGCTCGGATGGCTCGGGCATGTAGTGCGGATGGAGCATGATCGGGCAGTGAAACGGGGGTTATCGGAGGGCCACCGTCCCGTAGAGGCCCAAGTACCACTGATCGGACGCTGTGGAAAAAAATATACGTGAGCTCCAAGTGccggactggcaaggtgttgcgcagtACCGCGATAAATGGCGGTGTTTATTGTCGGAGGCTAAGACCCACTTTTGGGTCATCACAGTAGTAGTATTATGCCCTTGCTCACATCATGAAACTAAATATTACATGATGGACTTTAGCTTGTCCATTCATGTATATACATCAAGATTGTTaagtaaatgcttttttttataacgaccTAGTATTTTCAGTAATATTGGCTTACCTTCTTGCAAACTGAGTGGTGAGACAGGACTTCCAACACTACTTGGACTCCACTGATAATCCGTCCAATATGATGGTGACATAGAACTTCCTTCCCCTGTGCTAATTCCAGATTCAGGGCTCCAGTCCCATCGAGCCCTCTTACTAGAATAGCTTTTATTTTCTGGACTAAATCCAGATTGATTCCCATCTGAATATGGAGAAAGTGGACCATAATCTGAACGATCTGGACTTCTTGTAGAATGGGAACTATAGTTTTGAGAAATAGATGGCCATTCAGGACTTTTTGGCTCCCAATAAACACCAGCTGACCAATCTTTACTTGCCATTCTTATTAATTGAGTtttctgcaaaaaaaaaaaacctcatattttgcattttaatacataaacaaatttttgacAAATactcacattttttattttgggaCTACTGGACTTAGCCCTTTTAAGGCATTTGCGGCGTGGTGCAGATGATTCATCTTCACTTTGACTATCTGTAGCATCACTTTCAACAGCATCAACAAATCCTACTATCATATTATCTCTTTCGATGACTACTTTTAATTCATCTTCACTTTTATCTGGTATTGCTTTTCGTCGAGCAAATAAGGTACTTTTTCCTTCAGTAGAATTGAACGTTTCAGCACTAGTATCTTCAACTCTTTTAGTTttgtttggattttttttttcacttgttTCATTTAAGATTTCACTGTGCTGTTCATAAGTATGTTCATATTTCATTGtacttaaataattagttaGTTCATCAGTTAAAACGTTAATAAGGCcttcatttaataatatttggaaTGCTAGAAAATGATAATTCATGagattacttaatttaaaaagattaaataaaatttacttcaCACTTACACATATCATCAAAAACGTATTGGACCAGTGCATGCATGCAACTGGGATCAACTCTAGCTGCTGTCAACAGCAGTGGAAGTCCACCACAACGCCTCAAACGAGATCTATTCACTGACTCTCCACTTAAATGAGCAAGAGCACGTGACGCACCTTTAGGCCACTGTGACACATCTAAAATAGGGTTGAAAAATGTACATGTAATGAATTAAATATGGAAAAAGCAGTGAATCATTAAGTAACAGTTATTTGCGGAACAAttaaatgatatttaatttaattgaatgtTAGAATAGTTCCATgttattgtaaatttatatttaccagAGCTCTTCTGCAAAATTCCCACAAGGCATTCTACTAATCCTGCCGTGCCCAGTAAAGGCCTGCATGAGGACAAGTAACACAAGTTTATGAGGCTTTTTAAAGCTAACGACTCATATGAGTTTGTTAAAGCAGTAAGGCATTGATACCCTCTTCCGTCCCCTTGTATCTGTAAGTAATAAATAGGTCATgagtacacacagaaaagaatTCAGAATCTTTTTAACATGATCTACATGGTGATATTATAACCACAATTCAGCTTGACATAATATCCTTTGTGGGGCACACTGTATAAAGATCACACAACAAATGTCTGGATAATgaatgtagtattttttttctttttacctGTTCTGCACATTGCAGTGTAGGATGAGTTGTGAAAAAGCCAATACACTTTAAAATTCCAATCACTAATTCTTCTTGGCTCTTTCTCAATCCATCTGTTTCCTTAGAAGAACTAGATGATTTGATAATACCAGCTGATTCACATTCCACTGTCAATAATATGGCTATACAGCGCACAGCATTCAAACTAAGCATTTCATCTCTCTTATCAGTTACCATCCACAAATGTCTGaaatcatttgtttttaataataataatgacttaAGGAAGAGTTTAGCTTTTATTTCATATTGCTATTTTGCCTTTtcacattaaaagtgtacaatttccaaaaatattcaaaattgagttaatatgcgtaaacatttggtatcaccagtatttgtctcataaatactgtcaaaagagcataagtttagtttttttttgtttacctatgttttgtctactactaacaaaattaatacataattttatcttactttacaAGACAGATAATTtaactgataaaaaataaatgttgcaaatatgattaatattaaaaatattacatgttgaacctttaaaatactctcctgtaaatttagtaagttttgagattataaagttttaatgcgagaagatgaTTTGTACTTAAGAGAAATTCTCTGGTATGGTTAAAATAGTCTACTCTCAAATATATTCTGTACTAAATATTCATAGACGATAACTGAATTAAATGAAGAGAGATAATTTTGTACCTCATTGCACGAACAGCCATCGTTTTAGTAGCACAAGATGTACTTTTATCTCCATTTTCAATTAATGTGACCAATGCCGAGACAACACCATGGTTATGGAAGCCTTCAGCATTACTACTTCTCTGTGCTAAGTTACCTATTGTACGACAGGCTCTACCTACAATACTGTCCTTACATacagtttttaaaattaatgttaacgGTCCAAAGATGTTGAGTTTCCCAACctgtaaaaatttaagaaaataacttaaaaattgatcatgaaatatatcaataattttcatactaatattataacttACGGCCAAGCTACTTTCTTCTTCTAGACAACAATTACCAAGTATGCTGAGCGTTATGTCAAGAAACCTTTCATTGGGTTTCCGTAAATAGGGCAATATTAATTCTAAGCCTCGACACTCCCTAAAAAGCTTCACTCCAGCCTCAGTTACGATTATTTTGCTTCTAATTTTTAAAAGTGACTCCTGAACACGCTTAGATGTTGAGGATTTTAATCCTTCCAAGAcagttttaacatattttttatccatTCTTGAGGCGTTACCAAGTAGTCAGCTGTAAACCTACTTGGGTAAACTGATTTAGATAAATGtgagatttaaattaatttagatttcattattaaattgcttttttgtaaatacgcttaaacacattatttacaattttgaaaaataaaaataatttattaaaataaagtacttTTTTCTCTTTAGCAGCCATGAGACAGGCAAAGggaatatactttttttagatatc encodes the following:
- the LOC101736338 gene encoding armadillo repeat-containing protein 5, translating into MDKKYVKTVLEGLKSSTSKRVQESLLKIRSKIIVTEAGVKLFRECRGLELILPYLRKPNERFLDITLSILGNCCLEEESSLAVGKLNIFGPLTLILKTVCKDSIVGRACRTIGNLAQRSSNAEGFHNHGVVSALVTLIENGDKSTSCATKTMAVRAMRHLWMVTDKRDEMLSLNAVRCIAILLTVECESAGIIKSSSSSKETDGLRKSQEELVIGILKCIGFFTTHPTLQCAEQIQGDGRGYQCLTALTNSYESLALKSLINLCYLSSCRPLLGTAGLVECLVGILQKSSDVSQWPKGASRALAHLSGESVNRSRLRRCGGLPLLLTAARVDPSCMHALVQYVFDDMSFQILLNEGLINVLTDELTNYLSTMKYEHTYEQHSEILNETSEKKNPNKTKRVEDTSAETFNSTEGKSTLFARRKAIPDKSEDELKVVIERDNMIVGFVDAVESDATDSQSEDESSAPRRKCLKRAKSSSPKIKNKTQLIRMASKDWSAGVYWEPKSPEWPSISQNYSSHSTRSPDRSDYGPLSPYSDGNQSGFSPENKSYSSKRARWDWSPESGISTGEGSSMSPSYWTDYQWSPSSVGSPVSPLSLQEDSSDSEVSGRYSPVCSEPDGEAIDLATTHNSVSELNAAQVAQDLDELIMDDDDSVEEVAANEEETNTTSSRIACVLVLLFRVSHGECSSIGTLRDEPTSSHTLELVTGQGCLNALLDYVERCKRPLGRAARILARVLSNALCLKSILRHRLALRLHSMSVSSKHPSAKCQQCKQIIRLSTKLLKQLTILAESSYGIGEISYQLLKGSCAMKQTLSLTLPYIVRTEKPLKKYFIDCSALNMLFSIISESKEDLQSCVTALSKLATNLHIKDPKILENKFKDQVCVSYDPILDNLSNDDIVTFELDDLSTVQANKVFLCQNSEVFSAMLMGCFRESFEKCVKLKNVTKPALKYLFTLLQCGLNNPKSDVQIFPLADELATNLEVLLLADRFLFENLKVSLSSAILQFQMTPETADKIYVWSLSEGMGFLCVESVAYILTGKMDEIDRARSFETILGLKYREQWLEDIKSMIQRQLLK